The genomic interval GCAATCAATGCCTGCGAATCATTGTCTACCCCGATCATGTGGCGTGCACCGAGAAGTAATCCTGCTATGCCCAGAATGCCGGATCCGCATCCATAATCAATGATATCCAGATCGGTTAAGTCAAGGCTCTCCAGCCATTCGAGGCATAATGCTGTGGTTTGGTGGGTCCCTGTTCCGAACGCCAGTCCCGGATCCAGCATCAGGTTGGTTGCTGTTGGGTCAGGAACTTCTCTCCAGCTGGGGCACACCCATAAACGCTTGCCGAACTGAATTGGGTGGAAGTGGTCCATCCACGCACGTTCCCATTCCTTGTCTTCCAGGATTTCGCTCTTGTACTGTGGGAAGGTTTGGTTGTCCGCCAAAACCAAATGATTGCGTACATGATCGACAATCTCCTGCTCGACCACATTGTCCTCATATAACCCCATAACGATTGTATGCTGCCATAATGGCGTAGAGCCCTTTTCGGGTTCGTATACGGGGGTGTCGGCAGCATCCAATAGCGTGACGGATGCACAGCCGGACTCCAGTAGCAGGTCTTCAATCTCGGCAGCCTGCTCAGGAGATGTAAAAAATTTGATTTGTAGCCAGGGCATTCTTACTGCGGTTCCCAGTCAGAGTGGCCGATCACAGTTGGATCGGCCACATATTGGTTATTGCTCGGAGGCAAGTTTGTGTTCGAGATAATGAATGTTGACACCACCCTTTTTAAATTCAGGGTCGCGTACCAACCTCATTTGTAGTGGAGCATTGGTTCTGATGCCTTCAATAACCAGTTCGTCCAGAGCCACACGCATCCTTTCAAGGGCGGTTTCGCGGGTATCAGCGAAGGTTATCAACTTTCCAATCATGGAGTCATAGAAAGGAGGGATTCGATAACCTGCATACAGATGGGAATCCCATCTGACGCCAAGACCTCCAGGCGGATGAAAGTGCTTGATTTCGCCTGGACATGGCATGAAGGTCACCGGGTCTTCAGCATTGATTCGACATTCGAAAGCGTGTCCATGAAACCTGATATCTTCCTGTTGAAGTTCCAGTGGGATGTTGGCTGCAATCTTTAACTGTTCTTTGATGATATCAATACCGGTGATCATTTCAGATACCGGATGTTCAACCTGAACCCTGGTATTCATTTCAATGAAGTAGAAACCACCATCTTCGTATAGAAACTCAAATGTACCTGCACCACGATAGTTTATTTCTTTACAGGCGTTAACGCAGGCCTGTTGAACTTGTTTACGAGCCTTTTCGTCAATGTTCGGTGCGGGTGCCTCTTCAAGTACTTTCTGATGACGGCGTTGTAGAGAACAGTCACGATCACCAAGATGTATGGCATGGCCTTTGCCATCAGCCAGCACCTGGATTTCAACGTGACGAGGATTTTCCAGGAATTTTTCCATATATACGGTGCCATCACCAAAAGCTGCTTGAGCTTCTGATTTGGTAACGTTGATCGAGCCAAGTAACTGGTTCTCTCTGTGAACCACTCGCATACCTCGACCGCCGCCGCCGGCTGCAGCCTTGATAATCACGGGATAGCCTATCCGCTCAGCAATCTGCAGATTGGTCTCGTCATTGTCACCCAAGGGTCCACCCGAACCAGGAACAGTTGGTACACCAGCTGCTTTCATGGCATCAATTGCGGAAACTTTATCGCCCATCAGGCGGATGGTTTCCGGTCTTGGTCCGATAAAGATAAAGCCGCTTTTCTCGACTTGCTCACAGAAGTTGGCATTTTCTGCCAGGAAGCCATAGCCAGGATGAATCGCATTGGCATTGGTGACTTCGGCAGCAGCAATAATAGCGGGAATATTGAGGTAGCTTTCCATTGAGGAAGCTGGGCCTATACAAACGGACTCATCTGCCAGTTTGACGTGCTTAAGGTCGCGGTCGGCTGTTGAATGTACGGCAACCGTTCGAATGCCGAGTTCTTTACAGGCGCGAAGAATTCGCAGGGCGATTTCTCCGCGATTGGCTATCAGTACTTTTTCCAGCATTTGGGTGCCCTCAGACAATAGTGACAAGGGCTTGTTCGAACTCTACCGGCTCTCCGTTATCAACCAGTATGGCTTCAATCGTTCCGCTCTTATCTGCCTCTATCTGGTTCATCATCTTCATGGCTTCAACAATACAAATGGTGTCGCCTTTTTTGACTGTTTGACCTACTTCGATAAAGTTAGGGGAGCTGGGGGAGGGGGCTCGGTAGAATGTTCCGACCATTGGGGATTTCACCACGTGACCTGATAACTCTTCTGATTTTGCCTCGCTGGCCGGCGTGCTTGCCGCTGGTGCAGCAACAGGAGCTGGGGCAGCAGGTGCTGGGGCCTGCATTACGTATTGTTGTGGTGCAGCCTGTGCCAGCTTGGAGCTTCTACTGATGCGAATGGACTCCTCTCCTTCAGAGATCTCGATCTCGTCGATGCCTGATTCTTCCAACAGTTCGATAAGTTTTTTTACTTTTCTAATATCCATAGTAAATAAGTCCCCATACAAATTATGGCTTGTAGTTGAATTTTTGATTATTGGTGCTACAGCGAATCCGCCTCTGTTCACCGCTACCGGGAAGGAATAAGGGAGGTTAAAACAGTCGCCCTGACCTTCCTGTTTATGTTCGTTTTTGGTGGGTTGCTTCCTGCTCCACTACATTACAAAGTTGGTTATGACTATGTGCTCAGTCAGTTCTGTTTCAGTGCCTGATCAATATATCGAATGGCAAACAGATAACCTTGTGACCCAAGGCCACAGATGACACCCGTGGCAAGGTCAGAAAAATATGAGTGTTGTCTAAACGGCTCACGTTGGTGGACGTTAGACAGATGAACCTCAATAAAAGGCACATTTGTAGCAGAAATTGCATCTCGAATAGCCACGCTGCTGTGAGTAAATGCGGCTGGATTGATGATGATGTAGTCCACAGGGGTAGAGAAATGTTGGTGTAATCGCTCGATAATTTCCGCTTCGGCATTGGACTGAAAAAATTCGATTTCATGACCCAATGTTTTTGCCAGTTCTTTGCAGTTGTTAGAGATGGATTCAAGTGTTTCAGTGCCATAGATATGCGGCTCCCTAACACCCAGCAGATTTAGGTTGGGGCCGTTTACAATCAGAATTGTTGCCATTTTAAGACGGTTTCTCAAGTGTATATTTGCTGCAGCACGCTAGTTTGGTGTTTTAACAGTGCAATGTCTATAGCCAGGGTGATATCAATACGCAATTGCTGTTGTTTTAGCGAAGTTCGCAACATTTTTGGAAAAATTAACTGGTTGGCTGGATGAGATTTGTTGCCGGAATATGGAATGCAGAATCGATTACTTGTTAATGGAAACAGGCTGTATGATAGGAGCTCCAAAGAAGGATTGGTCGTATATAGTAGAACCCTTCGCGGTTGATCTTCGTCCAAACAGGCGCTATCTAGTGTATTAAGCGGTCTGGTCCGTAACTTGTTTGTGCTGGCGCATGGTCTTTGTAAGTCGGTAATACAGGAAAGGGCTTCATTCAGTTTTGTTAATAAGGCAGGGATTATGAATTTTAAAGCGAGTTTGTCAGCCATGTGGGCCAGGTTGCCCTTAAATGGCATTGTTAAAACCGTGCTTGCGGTTATCGCATTGTATCTTCTGATTGCCCTGGTTCTGGGTATGTATTGGTCTAATGCGCCGGATCTGTTCGATGTCAAGGATAATGCCAGGGAGTATGCTCAGGCTCATAATCAGAATGTTGTCGTTGGGTACACTACTGTTGCAACCTTGCATCGATTGGCTTCCAGCCTGTTGGACAAACCGGGTGGATATCTGAGTAACGATGTAACTCCCCCGGGTGTTTGGCTGGATAACATGCCTAATTGGGAATTTGGAGTATTGATACAGGTGCGGGACTTGTCGCGTGCATTGCGCAAAGATATCGCCCGTTCTCAATCCCAGTCCAAGGAGGATCCGGATCTGGCACAGGCTGAACCTGCATTTAACTTTCAAAGTGACAGCTGGATATTGCCCGCTACTGAAGGAGAGTACCGTTCGGGTATTAACTACCTTGAGGCATACATGGACCGGCTTGCTGATCCCTCAAATTCTCAGGCCCAGTTTTATGCTCGCGCAGATAATCTGCGAAACTGGCTGACAGATGTAGAAACCCGGTTAGGATCCTTGAGTCAGCGTCTCAGTGCCAGTGTTGGTCAGGTACGTATGAATACCGATCTCGCCGGAGATGCTGCCGCCGAGCAGTCTACCGGAGCGGCTTCTCAGGAATTAATTAAGACCGGATGGTTTGAGATAGATGATGTATTTTATGAGGCTCGTGGTACTGCCTGGGCTTTAACAGAAATTCTCAGAGCAGTGGAGGTGGATTTTGCTTCGGTGCTGGAGAAAAAGAATGCGCTGGTCAGTTTGCAGCAGATCATCCGGGAGCTGGAAGCTACGCAGGAGACTATATGGGCACCAATGATTTTGAATGGATCCGGTTTTGGGCTGGTGGCGAATCATTCATTGGTAATGGCCAACTATATTTCCCGGGCCAATGCCGCCATCATCGATCTTCGTCGTTTACTGGAAAACGGGTAGCTAAATCACGATTGAGTTTTCGGGGGCTTTCAGGCCCCCGGGATGGCTGGAAATAACTGTGCTTAGCCTTTGTAAGCGGCGGCAGCAGCCATGATCATTTCACGGGCTTTGTCGATGTTGTCCCAACGATCCACTTTTACCCATTTGCCTTTCTCAAGGTCTTTGTAGTTTTCGAAAAAGTGCTGAATCTGATTTCTCAGTAACTCTGGCACATCATCAATGTCGTTCATGTGGTCATAAATGGTAGTCAGTTTCGAGTGCGGCACGGCAACCAGTTTGGCATCGCCACCGGCTTCGTCACTCATCAATAACACTCCCAGCGGACGACAACGAATAACGCTGCCAGGTATGACGGGATAAGGAGTGATGACCAGTACATCCAGCGGGTCTCCATCATCTGCCAGAGTCTGGGGAATAAATCCGTAGTTGGCCGGATAGAACATGGGAGTTGCCATAAAACGATCAACAAATACAGCATCAAAATCTTTTTCAATTTCATATTTGATGGGATCGTGATTAGCAGGAATCTCGATTACCGCATAAAAATCGTTCGGAAGTTCCTTGCCTGCCGGGATGCTGCTATAGCTCATTATAAATCCTCTGTTTGGTTAATTCGTGGTGGCCGATTATAGAGAGGACATCGGCAATGGCAACGGAAGAGTCCTACTTTTAGCCTTCCAGTGCGGTTTCAACCTTCTCCCGGACCTCTGCACCCTGTAGCGCCTCAACCAACGTAAGGGCGAACTTCATAGCCGTACCCGGCCCGCGTGACGTAACGATATTATGACTGAAGACGACAGGTTCATTCACAACCGTAACGTTTGTCAGATCGAGATGATTGACTGCACCGGGGTAGCTGGTAATGTTTTGATGTTCAGCAATACCGGCTGCTACCAGTACTTTTGGTGCGGCACAGATGGCGCCTATCAGCTTGCCCTGATCGTGTTGCTGGCGCAATAAATCGATTACGCACTCATCTGCCATCAGGTTGTCGGCGCCTGGCTGACCACCGGGCAATACGATCAGGTCGAAAACTTGGTGCATGACCTCTTTGAGAGTGGTAGTCGGAATAACTACGGTTCCACGGGAAGCTCTGACGGGTCCTTCTTCCAGGCCGGCGGTTATAACCTTGACTCCGGCGCGTACCAATAGATCGGAAATGGTAATGGCTTCCAGTTCTTCAAAGCCATTGGCAAGAGGCATCAAGATAGTCTTGGACATTTTTATTCTCCTTTAGTCACAACTGTTCAATGATGTTGTTATTAGTGGTCACTAGAAGAAATACAAGTTTCGTTTCAAGGTAGGTGAATTTCACCTCAGAGTCGATAAAATACTCGCTTCACTGAAGAAGGTAAGCACGAATGTCATACAAAATATATGTAGATGGCCAGAGCGGTACCACCGGTTTGCAGATACACGAACGTTTGTCACAGTATTCTGATCTTGAGTTACTGACCATTGATCCAGACAAGCGACGCGATCCTGAGGAGCGAAAGCGGTTGTTGAACGAAGCTGATCTGGTGTTTCTTTGCTTACCTGATGAGGCAGCCAGAGAGTCTGTTGCGTTGATTGACAACCCGAATACCCGGGTCATTGATGCCAGTACGGCTCATCGGGTGACTGACGGTTGGGTTTACGGGTTGCCTGAATATGATCAGGCTCAGCGTGATCGTATCCGGAACTCAATGCGGGTGGCTGTTACCGGGTGTCATGCCGCAGCCAGTATTCTGAGCTTGAAACCATTAAGAGAAGCAGGCGTGATAGCGGGAGATTATCCGGTAACTCTGCATTCTATTACCGGCTATTCCGGTGGTGGAAAAAACATGATCGAACAATACGAGCACAGTGAAGATGACTTTTTGACAAGCCCG from Gynuella sunshinyii YC6258 carries:
- the ppa gene encoding inorganic diphosphatase is translated as MSYSSIPAGKELPNDFYAVIEIPANHDPIKYEIEKDFDAVFVDRFMATPMFYPANYGFIPQTLADDGDPLDVLVITPYPVIPGSVIRCRPLGVLLMSDEAGGDAKLVAVPHSKLTTIYDHMNDIDDVPELLRNQIQHFFENYKDLEKGKWVKVDRWDNIDKAREMIMAAAAAYKG
- the accB gene encoding acetyl-CoA carboxylase biotin carboxyl carrier protein is translated as MDIRKVKKLIELLEESGIDEIEISEGEESIRISRSSKLAQAAPQQYVMQAPAPAAPAPVAAPAASTPASEAKSEELSGHVVKSPMVGTFYRAPSPSSPNFIEVGQTVKKGDTICIVEAMKMMNQIEADKSGTIEAILVDNGEPVEFEQALVTIV
- the accC gene encoding acetyl-CoA carboxylase biotin carboxylase subunit → MLEKVLIANRGEIALRILRACKELGIRTVAVHSTADRDLKHVKLADESVCIGPASSMESYLNIPAIIAAAEVTNANAIHPGYGFLAENANFCEQVEKSGFIFIGPRPETIRLMGDKVSAIDAMKAAGVPTVPGSGGPLGDNDETNLQIAERIGYPVIIKAAAGGGGRGMRVVHRENQLLGSINVTKSEAQAAFGDGTVYMEKFLENPRHVEIQVLADGKGHAIHLGDRDCSLQRRHQKVLEEAPAPNIDEKARKQVQQACVNACKEINYRGAGTFEFLYEDGGFYFIEMNTRVQVEHPVSEMITGIDIIKEQLKIAANIPLELQQEDIRFHGHAFECRINAEDPVTFMPCPGEIKHFHPPGGLGVRWDSHLYAGYRIPPFYDSMIGKLITFADTRETALERMRVALDELVIEGIRTNAPLQMRLVRDPEFKKGGVNIHYLEHKLASEQ
- the aroQ gene encoding type II 3-dehydroquinate dehydratase, with translation MATILIVNGPNLNLLGVREPHIYGTETLESISNNCKELAKTLGHEIEFFQSNAEAEIIERLHQHFSTPVDYIIINPAAFTHSSVAIRDAISATNVPFIEVHLSNVHQREPFRQHSYFSDLATGVICGLGSQGYLFAIRYIDQALKQN
- the argC gene encoding N-acetyl-gamma-glutamyl-phosphate reductase — translated: MSYKIYVDGQSGTTGLQIHERLSQYSDLELLTIDPDKRRDPEERKRLLNEADLVFLCLPDEAARESVALIDNPNTRVIDASTAHRVTDGWVYGLPEYDQAQRDRIRNSMRVAVTGCHAAASILSLKPLREAGVIAGDYPVTLHSITGYSGGGKNMIEQYEHSEDDFLTSPRHYALGLQHKHLPEIRRYADLQANPVFLPIVSNFYQGLAVTLPLHKVLCSSQYSIADIREVYRRYYDQQSFVRVLGQDDSVGVEPGFFDVQACNGTNRADIAVLGNDDQVVVITRLDNLGKGASGAAIQCMNIMLGFEEDRSLKQ
- the prmA gene encoding 50S ribosomal protein L11 methyltransferase, giving the protein MPWLQIKFFTSPEQAAEIEDLLLESGCASVTLLDAADTPVYEPEKGSTPLWQHTIVMGLYEDNVVEQEIVDHVRNHLVLADNQTFPQYKSEILEDKEWERAWMDHFHPIQFGKRLWVCPSWREVPDPTATNLMLDPGLAFGTGTHQTTALCLEWLESLDLTDLDIIDYGCGSGILGIAGLLLGARHMIGVDNDSQALIATRDNARRNHIEDSRVEIYLPDDFPPQQADVVVANILAGPLITLAPVIADCVKPGGLIAMSGLFERHVDSIMLSYAPWIEFSPYATKEGWVRLNGVRRITE
- a CDS encoding DJ-1 family glyoxalase III, with protein sequence MSKTILMPLANGFEELEAITISDLLVRAGVKVITAGLEEGPVRASRGTVVIPTTTLKEVMHQVFDLIVLPGGQPGADNLMADECVIDLLRQQHDQGKLIGAICAAPKVLVAAGIAEHQNITSYPGAVNHLDLTNVTVVNEPVVFSHNIVTSRGPGTAMKFALTLVEALQGAEVREKVETALEG
- a CDS encoding DUF2333 family protein; translation: MNFKASLSAMWARLPLNGIVKTVLAVIALYLLIALVLGMYWSNAPDLFDVKDNAREYAQAHNQNVVVGYTTVATLHRLASSLLDKPGGYLSNDVTPPGVWLDNMPNWEFGVLIQVRDLSRALRKDIARSQSQSKEDPDLAQAEPAFNFQSDSWILPATEGEYRSGINYLEAYMDRLADPSNSQAQFYARADNLRNWLTDVETRLGSLSQRLSASVGQVRMNTDLAGDAAAEQSTGAASQELIKTGWFEIDDVFYEARGTAWALTEILRAVEVDFASVLEKKNALVSLQQIIRELEATQETIWAPMILNGSGFGLVANHSLVMANYISRANAAIIDLRRLLENG